A portion of the Bacillus thuringiensis genome contains these proteins:
- the gpr gene encoding GPR endopeptidase — protein sequence MKEPLDLSKYSVRTDLAVEAHQMLQESQGEQKGIQGVIVKEREEEGTIITKVTIDEAASEAMGKKPGNYLTLEVQGIRQQDTELQQKVERIFAKEFSYFLEEVGVTKEASCLIVGLGNWNVTPDALGPIVVENVLVTRHLFQLQPESVEEGFRPVSAIRPGVMGITGIETSDVIYGIIEKTNPDFVIAIDALAARSIERVNSTIQISDTGIHPGSGVGNKRKELSKETLGIPVIAIGVPTVVDAVSITSDTIDFILKHFGREMKEGNKPSRSLLPAGFSFGEKKKLTEEDMPDEKSRNMFLGAVGTLEEEEKRRLIYEVLSPLGHNLMVTPKEVDTFIEDMANVIASGLNAALHHQIDQDNTGAYTH from the coding sequence ATGAAAGAACCATTGGATTTAAGTAAATATAGCGTTAGAACTGACCTTGCTGTAGAAGCTCATCAAATGTTGCAAGAAAGCCAAGGAGAACAAAAAGGGATACAGGGAGTAATTGTAAAAGAGAGGGAAGAAGAAGGTACTATAATTACAAAAGTAACAATTGATGAAGCTGCCTCTGAAGCGATGGGTAAAAAACCTGGAAATTATTTAACGCTTGAAGTACAAGGTATACGTCAGCAAGATACAGAACTTCAACAAAAGGTGGAGCGTATTTTTGCAAAAGAATTTTCTTATTTCTTAGAAGAGGTTGGTGTTACAAAAGAAGCGAGCTGTTTAATTGTAGGCCTTGGGAATTGGAATGTAACACCGGATGCTCTTGGGCCAATAGTTGTAGAAAATGTATTAGTAACGAGACATTTGTTTCAATTGCAGCCTGAAAGTGTAGAAGAAGGATTTAGGCCTGTTAGTGCAATTCGACCGGGGGTAATGGGAATTACCGGGATCGAAACGAGCGATGTTATTTATGGGATTATTGAGAAGACAAATCCAGACTTTGTAATTGCGATTGACGCATTAGCTGCCCGTTCTATTGAACGAGTAAATAGCACGATACAAATTTCTGATACTGGAATCCATCCAGGATCGGGGGTTGGGAATAAACGTAAGGAACTAAGTAAAGAGACATTAGGTATCCCTGTTATTGCAATTGGTGTTCCGACTGTGGTCGATGCCGTTTCGATTACGAGTGATACGATTGATTTTATTTTGAAACATTTTGGTCGAGAGATGAAAGAAGGAAACAAACCTTCACGATCTTTGTTACCAGCGGGATTTTCATTTGGAGAAAAGAAAAAATTAACAGAAGAAGATATGCCAGATGAAAAGAGCCGAAATATGTTTTTAGGTGCTGTTGGTACGTTGGAAGAAGAAGAAAAAAGAAGGCTGATTTATGAAGTGCTATCGCCTCTTGGTCATAATTTAATGGTGACCCCAAAAGAAGTAGATACTTTTATTGAGGATATGGCGAATGTAATAGCGAGTGGTTTAAATGCAGCGCTGCATCATCAAATTGATCAAGATAATACAGGAGCGTATACACATTGA
- the rpsT gene encoding 30S ribosomal protein S20: MANIKSAIKRAKLSEERRAHNASIKSDMRSAVKTVEALVTNNDLENAKEAFKTASKKLDKAARKGLIHQNAASRQKSRLAKQVNA, from the coding sequence ATGGCAAACATCAAATCTGCTATCAAACGCGCTAAACTTAGCGAAGAGCGTCGTGCACATAACGCTTCTATCAAGTCTGACATGCGTTCTGCTGTTAAAACTGTAGAAGCTTTAGTTACTAATAACGATCTTGAAAATGCTAAAGAAGCTTTCAAAACTGCTTCTAAAAAACTTGACAAAGCAGCTCGTAAAGGTCTTATCCACCAAAACGCTGCATCTCGTCAAAAATCTCGCTTAGCGAAACAAGTAAACGCGTAA
- the holA gene encoding DNA polymerase III subunit delta, whose protein sequence is MSDIHKKIKKKQFAPLYLLYGTEAFFINETIKLITTEALEEEDREFNVVTYDLEEVYLEDVVEDARTLPFFGERKVLLIKSPLFLTSQKEKLEQNIKILEEYIGEPSPFSILVFVAPYEKLDERKKITKLLKKTADVVEANAMQVQDVQKWIIARADEVHVHIDNAAVSLLLELVGSNVTMLAKEMDKLTLYVGMGGEITTKLVAELVPKSVEQNVFALTEKVVKKDIAGAMQILDGLFTQQEEPIKLLALLVSQFRLLYQVKELQQRGYGQNQIASHIGVHPYRVKLAMNQTKFFSFEELKKVIIELAEADYSMKTGKMDKKLVLEFFLMRLNHM, encoded by the coding sequence ATGAGTGATATACATAAAAAAATTAAAAAGAAACAGTTCGCTCCGTTATATTTACTATATGGAACGGAAGCTTTTTTTATAAATGAAACGATAAAGCTTATTACGACAGAAGCACTTGAAGAGGAAGATAGAGAGTTTAATGTTGTGACATACGATTTGGAAGAAGTGTATTTAGAAGATGTGGTTGAGGATGCGCGTACGCTTCCTTTCTTTGGAGAACGAAAAGTACTGTTAATAAAATCACCGCTATTTCTGACTTCGCAAAAAGAAAAGTTAGAGCAAAATATAAAAATTTTAGAAGAATATATTGGTGAACCTTCTCCATTTTCTATTCTTGTTTTTGTTGCGCCTTACGAAAAACTTGATGAGCGAAAAAAAATTACAAAACTATTAAAGAAAACAGCAGATGTAGTAGAAGCGAATGCGATGCAAGTGCAGGATGTTCAGAAGTGGATTATTGCTCGGGCAGATGAAGTGCATGTGCACATTGATAACGCGGCTGTTAGTTTGTTGCTAGAGCTTGTGGGAAGTAATGTAACGATGTTGGCGAAGGAAATGGACAAGTTAACGTTATACGTTGGTATGGGCGGAGAGATTACGACGAAACTTGTTGCAGAGCTTGTGCCAAAATCAGTTGAGCAAAATGTATTTGCTTTGACAGAAAAAGTGGTGAAAAAAGATATTGCAGGTGCAATGCAAATTTTGGATGGATTATTTACGCAGCAGGAAGAACCGATTAAATTGCTTGCGTTATTAGTGAGTCAATTCCGTTTGTTGTATCAAGTGAAAGAGTTACAGCAACGTGGTTATGGGCAAAATCAAATTGCATCTCATATTGGTGTACATCCGTATCGTGTAAAGTTGGCGATGAATCAAACGAAATTTTTCTCTTTTGAAGAATTAAAAAAAGTGATTATAGAATTAGCGGAAGCTGATTATAGTATGAAGACGGGAAAGATGGATAAGAAACTTGTGCTCGAGTTTTTCTTAATGCGATTAAATCATATGTGA
- a CDS encoding YqzM family protein, giving the protein MNDFEQNVQSKRNDAIDSGVGFIVSFGFFATLFIIATVIKFIGS; this is encoded by the coding sequence ATGAATGATTTTGAACAAAACGTTCAAAGTAAACGCAATGACGCTATTGATTCAGGGGTAGGATTTATCGTCTCATTTGGTTTTTTCGCAACACTTTTCATCATTGCAACTGTTATTAAATTTATCGGTTCTTAA
- a CDS encoding DNA internalization-related competence protein ComEC/Rec2, giving the protein MQEQWGYVAISFIIGIAIAFSSSLLLIVFCLFLNVCFCLYRTSRKTFIFCIVACFSSAIYTSCVQGWNKPLGESYGVTRGVIQNTPLVNGDRLSFQFEDQNKNIVQLSYRIKSALEKEKMQQLYAGISCIFEGERKEPQTARNFYGFNYRDYLYKQHIHFTFEATYISECYKTSLSLMQWILLLRQQAISKVTEMFPEQSGAFMNALLFGDRQQMTFEVEEQYQQFGLVHLLAISGSHIVLLMGIVYFVLLRSGATREVATICLIVCIPLYMVLAGASPSVIRASITGVLMLIAFMCSIRLSSLDALSVTAICMLIYDPYLVFNIGFQFSFVGSFALLLSAPLLLGSSNGVIRNAIYISIISQLVSTPILLYHFGYFSPYSIFLNLLYVPFLSIIVLPCSIIILLCMPIVPFLAKGFANVLSIGLSMSNDFLSYCESLPFTQLVFGKTPFNLVAVYCASIVSILMVWERRAPKKMVCIVVSVFLFISTCHYVYPYFRESGSVTFIDVGQGDAILIRLPYDKGIYLIDTGGTLRVNKEEWQQKKHEFSVGTDVLIPYLQKEGIKTIDKLIVTHGDADHIGAAQELLSYIPVKEVVFGRKGKDAVLEKVVKKKALEKEMKITEVGEGESWSVNEAEFFVLAPKGKEKSENNASIVIWAKFGGLTWLFTGDLEEEGEKFLVYAHPDLRVDVLKVAHHGSNTSSIESFLNVIQPRVAIISVGKQNRYGHPHKEVIERFEKMGSAIWRTDQQGAISYVFKGENGTFQSKITYDKTYNS; this is encoded by the coding sequence TTGCAGGAACAATGGGGGTATGTTGCAATCTCGTTTATAATAGGGATTGCAATTGCCTTTTCCTCGTCACTTTTATTGATAGTTTTTTGCCTCTTTTTAAATGTTTGCTTCTGTTTATATCGCACTTCGCGTAAAACCTTCATTTTTTGCATTGTAGCGTGCTTTAGTAGCGCTATATACACTTCCTGTGTTCAAGGGTGGAATAAGCCTCTAGGAGAGTCCTATGGGGTTACAAGAGGGGTTATACAAAATACGCCGCTTGTTAATGGGGATCGCCTATCTTTTCAATTTGAAGACCAGAATAAAAATATAGTACAGTTAAGTTATAGAATAAAATCAGCCTTGGAAAAGGAAAAGATGCAACAATTATACGCAGGGATATCATGTATATTCGAGGGTGAGAGGAAAGAACCGCAAACAGCTCGGAATTTTTATGGTTTTAATTACCGTGATTATTTATATAAGCAACATATTCATTTCACATTTGAGGCTACATATATTTCTGAATGCTATAAAACATCACTGTCGCTCATGCAATGGATTCTTCTTTTGAGGCAACAAGCAATTTCCAAAGTTACAGAAATGTTTCCGGAGCAATCAGGTGCTTTTATGAATGCGTTACTATTTGGTGATAGACAACAAATGACGTTTGAAGTAGAAGAGCAATATCAACAGTTTGGTCTTGTACACTTGTTAGCAATTTCAGGTTCGCACATTGTATTGTTAATGGGGATAGTATATTTTGTTTTGCTGAGAAGTGGTGCGACGAGGGAGGTAGCAACAATTTGCCTTATCGTCTGTATTCCTTTGTATATGGTTTTAGCAGGGGCGTCACCATCTGTTATAAGAGCTTCTATAACAGGAGTTTTGATGTTGATTGCTTTTATGTGCTCGATTCGTTTATCTAGTTTAGATGCTTTAAGTGTAACAGCTATATGTATGCTTATATATGACCCTTATCTTGTTTTTAATATTGGATTTCAGTTTTCTTTTGTAGGTAGCTTCGCTTTACTTTTGTCTGCTCCGCTATTATTAGGGAGTAGCAACGGAGTAATCCGAAATGCTATTTATATTTCTATCATTTCACAGCTCGTTAGTACTCCGATTTTGTTATATCACTTTGGTTATTTTTCTCCATATAGCATTTTCCTCAATCTCTTATACGTCCCGTTTTTATCTATCATTGTATTACCATGTAGCATTATTATTTTACTGTGTATGCCAATTGTCCCGTTTCTCGCAAAAGGATTTGCGAATGTATTATCAATAGGCTTGAGTATGTCTAATGATTTTCTAAGTTATTGTGAAAGTTTACCATTTACCCAGCTTGTTTTTGGGAAAACGCCCTTTAATCTTGTAGCTGTATATTGCGCGAGTATTGTCAGTATATTGATGGTTTGGGAAAGGAGAGCGCCGAAAAAAATGGTGTGTATAGTTGTAAGTGTATTTCTTTTTATTAGCACGTGTCATTATGTATATCCATATTTTAGAGAAAGCGGAAGTGTAACATTTATTGATGTTGGACAAGGTGATGCAATATTGATTCGCCTTCCGTATGATAAAGGGATTTATCTTATTGATACAGGTGGAACGCTTCGTGTGAATAAGGAAGAATGGCAACAAAAAAAGCATGAATTTTCTGTTGGAACTGATGTTTTAATACCCTATTTACAAAAGGAAGGTATTAAAACAATCGATAAATTAATCGTAACGCATGGAGATGCAGATCATATAGGTGCTGCGCAAGAATTATTATCATATATACCTGTAAAAGAAGTTGTATTTGGCCGAAAGGGAAAAGATGCAGTATTAGAAAAAGTAGTAAAGAAAAAGGCATTAGAAAAGGAAATGAAAATAACTGAAGTGGGGGAAGGGGAGAGTTGGAGTGTAAATGAAGCGGAATTTTTCGTTTTAGCTCCAAAAGGAAAAGAAAAAAGCGAAAATAACGCTTCAATTGTAATATGGGCAAAATTTGGAGGACTGACGTGGCTATTTACAGGCGATTTAGAAGAAGAAGGAGAGAAGTTTTTAGTATATGCGCATCCAGATTTGCGAGTGGATGTTTTAAAAGTTGCTCATCATGGGAGTAACACGTCATCTATAGAGTCTTTTTTGAACGTTATACAGCCCCGTGTAGCGATTATATCTGTTGGTAAGCAGAATAGATATGGACACCCGCATAAAGAAGTGATAGAGCGTTTTGAGAAGATGGGGAGTGCGATATGGCGTACGGACCAGCAAGGTGCTATTTCCTATGTTTTTAAAGGGGAAAATGGAACCTTTCAAAGTAAAATCACATATGATAAGACATATAATAGTTGA
- a CDS encoding ComE operon protein 2, translated as MERISWDQYFMTQSHLLSLRSTCTRLAVGATIVRDKRIIAGGYNGSIKGGVHCIDDGCYVIDNHCVRTIHAEMNALLQCAKFGAKTEEAEIYVTHFPCLQCCKAIIQSGITAVYYAQDYKNHPYAIELFEQANVTVKHVPLEYDIAALEEQKSYTELKELFASLEKDNLSMEELQHVFTKAKMML; from the coding sequence ATGGAACGAATTTCATGGGATCAATATTTTATGACGCAAAGCCATCTACTATCGTTACGTAGTACATGTACAAGGCTTGCGGTAGGAGCGACAATCGTTCGCGATAAAAGAATTATTGCTGGTGGATATAATGGTTCGATTAAAGGTGGCGTACATTGTATAGATGATGGTTGTTACGTAATCGATAATCATTGTGTTCGGACAATTCATGCCGAAATGAATGCTTTATTACAATGTGCCAAGTTTGGTGCGAAAACAGAGGAAGCAGAAATTTACGTTACGCATTTCCCTTGTTTACAATGTTGTAAGGCAATTATTCAAAGTGGTATTACAGCGGTTTATTATGCGCAGGATTATAAAAATCATCCATACGCCATAGAATTATTTGAACAAGCGAATGTAACAGTGAAGCACGTTCCGTTAGAATATGATATTGCTGCATTAGAGGAGCAAAAAAGTTATACGGAGTTAAAAGAATTATTTGCGTCTTTAGAAAAAGATAATTTATCAATGGAAGAATTACAGCATGTATTCACGAAAGCAAAAATGATGCTATAA
- a CDS encoding helix-hairpin-helix domain-containing protein yields MMWDFPKKWLGLVAIIGTLLFLVFWKTNQSIERTPITMNVQEKEIEKKDKPKISDTKEQKRTIIIDVKGAVSKEGVYEMKEGDRVKDAVQKAGGFLSEVDMKKVNLAQIVQDQMLLYIPSKNESEQGMFTSSKEDGKIRINTAAKEQLEKITGIGSRKAESILKYREEHGPFQKIEDLLEIDGIGAKSLEKIKGQIIIP; encoded by the coding sequence ATGATGTGGGATTTTCCGAAAAAGTGGTTAGGTTTAGTAGCTATTATTGGAACTTTACTTTTTCTTGTTTTTTGGAAAACGAACCAGAGTATAGAACGAACGCCTATTACAATGAATGTGCAAGAGAAGGAGATAGAAAAAAAGGATAAACCGAAAATATCGGATACAAAGGAACAGAAAAGAACAATTATAATTGATGTGAAAGGAGCGGTTAGTAAAGAAGGTGTATATGAAATGAAGGAAGGAGATCGCGTAAAGGATGCGGTTCAAAAGGCTGGTGGTTTTTTATCAGAAGTAGATATGAAAAAAGTGAATTTAGCACAAATTGTACAAGATCAAATGCTTCTTTATATACCGAGTAAAAATGAGTCAGAACAAGGGATGTTTACTTCTTCTAAGGAAGATGGCAAGATTCGAATAAATACAGCGGCGAAAGAGCAATTGGAAAAAATTACGGGGATTGGTTCTCGAAAGGCAGAAAGTATTTTGAAATATCGAGAAGAACATGGTCCGTTTCAGAAAATAGAAGATTTATTAGAGATTGATGGGATTGGTGCGAAGTCTCTTGAAAAGATAAAAGGTCAAATTATTATTCCGTAA
- the comER gene encoding late competence protein ComER translates to MNIGIIGTGNMGNILIDAFLETRAVKPSCLTIINRTPAKAYHIKEKYPSVHIAKTIPEVIEQSQLIFICVKPIDIYPILKKYAEHFSDETCLVSITSPISPSQLETLVPCHVARIIPSITNRALSGASLFTFGDNCSEEWQQKLLRLFKNISTPLVIEEDITRVSSDIASCGPAFFSYLLQCFINAAVDKTNITHEEATTLVSEMVVGMGKLLEKEIFTLPTLQEKVCVKGGVTGEGIRVLEEHVGDMFHKLIERTHEKFDEDLECVDQQFNKHT, encoded by the coding sequence TTGAACATAGGAATTATAGGGACAGGAAACATGGGGAATATACTAATCGATGCATTTTTAGAAACCCGTGCTGTCAAACCTTCGTGCCTTACAATCATTAATCGGACGCCTGCCAAAGCATATCATATAAAAGAAAAATACCCTTCTGTTCATATAGCAAAAACAATCCCGGAAGTAATCGAACAATCACAACTTATTTTTATTTGCGTTAAGCCGATAGATATATACCCTATCCTAAAAAAATATGCTGAACATTTTTCTGATGAAACGTGCTTAGTTTCTATTACAAGTCCAATATCTCCATCACAATTAGAGACTCTCGTACCGTGCCACGTCGCACGTATTATTCCAAGTATCACAAATCGCGCCCTCTCTGGCGCCTCACTATTTACATTTGGAGATAATTGCTCTGAAGAATGGCAACAAAAACTACTTCGTCTATTCAAAAATATTTCTACACCTCTTGTAATAGAAGAAGATATAACGCGCGTTTCATCTGATATAGCAAGTTGCGGTCCTGCTTTCTTTAGTTATTTACTACAATGCTTCATTAACGCTGCTGTAGATAAAACAAATATTACACACGAAGAGGCTACTACTTTAGTAAGTGAAATGGTCGTGGGGATGGGGAAATTACTTGAAAAAGAAATCTTCACATTACCTACCTTACAAGAAAAGGTTTGTGTGAAAGGCGGCGTTACCGGGGAAGGCATTCGGGTTTTAGAAGAACACGTTGGAGATATGTTCCATAAGTTAATCGAGCGAACACATGAAAAATTTGATGAAGATTTAGAATGCGTTGATCAGCAATTCAATAAACACACATAA
- a CDS encoding class I SAM-dependent methyltransferase, whose translation MKYEQFALLYDELMNDVPYDKWVEFTEESLQQADMKEAKILDVACGTGNVTLPLVQKGYDLIGVDLSEEMLTVAQQKLGGEGYFIPFYQQDMRELDVPGEFDCVTIFCDSLNYVLQEDGVQETFRRVFHHLRQDGLFLFDVHSLYKIHHVFQNETYTVNGEEISLIWNCFPGEESNSVEHDLTFFVQDPEEDVYHRFDECHVQRAYQVEELTKWLEEAGFTVLRVTGDFERLEVTEQTERIFFMAKKNG comes from the coding sequence ATGAAATACGAACAATTTGCATTGTTGTACGACGAACTGATGAATGATGTCCCTTATGATAAATGGGTGGAATTCACAGAGGAAAGCTTGCAGCAGGCAGATATGAAAGAGGCAAAAATTCTTGATGTAGCATGCGGTACGGGTAATGTAACCCTTCCGCTTGTGCAAAAGGGTTACGATTTAATAGGTGTCGATCTTTCAGAAGAAATGTTAACAGTCGCTCAGCAAAAACTAGGAGGAGAGGGATACTTTATTCCTTTTTACCAACAAGACATGCGAGAGCTCGATGTTCCAGGTGAGTTTGACTGTGTCACTATCTTTTGTGATTCATTAAATTATGTATTGCAAGAAGATGGAGTGCAAGAAACATTTAGAAGAGTGTTTCACCATTTACGCCAAGATGGTTTGTTTTTATTTGATGTACATTCTTTATATAAAATACATCATGTATTTCAAAATGAAACGTATACAGTGAATGGAGAGGAAATATCTCTTATTTGGAATTGCTTCCCTGGTGAAGAATCAAATAGTGTAGAGCATGATTTAACATTCTTTGTTCAAGATCCGGAAGAAGATGTGTACCATCGGTTTGACGAATGTCACGTGCAACGTGCATATCAAGTGGAAGAGTTAACGAAATGGCTTGAAGAAGCGGGTTTTACAGTTCTTCGTGTAACAGGTGATTTTGAGCGACTTGAAGTTACAGAACAAACAGAGCGTATTTTCTTCATGGCGAAGAAAAACGGATAA
- the rsfS gene encoding ribosome silencing factor codes for MNDKDLLVLAAKAADDKRAEDMVVLNMQGISPIADYFIICHGNSDKQVQAIAREIKSKAHEFQIDVQRMEGFDEARWVLVDLGDVVAHVFHKDERNHYNLERLWGDVPREDITEELGQ; via the coding sequence ATGAACGATAAAGATTTATTAGTATTAGCAGCAAAAGCAGCTGATGATAAAAGAGCAGAAGATATGGTTGTCCTAAATATGCAAGGTATTTCACCAATTGCAGATTATTTCATTATTTGTCACGGTAATTCAGATAAACAAGTGCAAGCAATTGCACGTGAAATTAAATCAAAAGCACATGAGTTCCAAATCGACGTACAACGTATGGAAGGTTTTGACGAAGCGCGTTGGGTATTAGTTGATCTTGGAGATGTAGTTGCCCATGTATTCCATAAAGATGAGCGTAATCACTATAATTTAGAGCGTCTATGGGGCGATGTGCCACGTGAAGATATAACAGAAGAGCTAGGCCAATGA
- the yqeK gene encoding bis(5'-nucleosyl)-tetraphosphatase (symmetrical) YqeK encodes MNRENALHIVKQQMHEKRYIHTIGVMETALELAKLYGVDEKKAEMAAIFHDYAKCRAISEMEEIIKREDLPKDLLCYNKELWHAPVGAYLVEKEVGITDSEILQAITYHTSGHENMTMLDKVIYVADYIEPGRKFPGVEEARKLAYTDINQALLFALKRTIQFLMEKNQTIYPLTFQTYNAVIKEEMSK; translated from the coding sequence ATGAATCGTGAGAATGCACTGCATATTGTCAAACAACAAATGCATGAAAAACGTTATATACACACAATTGGTGTAATGGAGACAGCGCTTGAGCTTGCTAAGTTATACGGTGTGGACGAGAAAAAAGCAGAGATGGCAGCTATATTCCATGATTATGCGAAATGTAGAGCAATTTCAGAGATGGAAGAGATTATTAAACGTGAAGATTTGCCGAAAGATTTACTTTGCTATAATAAAGAGTTGTGGCATGCGCCTGTTGGGGCATACTTAGTAGAAAAAGAGGTAGGCATTACGGATTCTGAAATATTGCAAGCTATTACATATCATACAAGTGGTCATGAGAACATGACGATGTTAGATAAGGTGATTTATGTAGCTGATTACATTGAGCCAGGGCGAAAGTTTCCGGGTGTGGAAGAGGCTCGTAAACTCGCATATACGGATATAAATCAAGCTTTATTATTTGCCTTAAAAAGAACAATTCAATTTTTAATGGAAAAAAATCAGACGATTTATCCATTAACATTCCAAACATACAATGCAGTTATCAAGGAGGAAATGAGTAAATGA
- the nadD gene encoding nicotinate-nucleotide adenylyltransferase produces MRKIGIIGGTFDPPHYGHLLIANEVYHALNLEEVWFLPNQIPPHKQGRNITSVESRLHMLELATEAEEHFSICLEELSRKGPSYTYDTMLQLTKKYPDVQFHFIIGGDMVEYLAKWYNIEALLNLVTFVGVARPGYTLHTPYKITTVEIPEFAVSSSLLRERYKEKKTCKYLLPEKVQVYIERNGLYES; encoded by the coding sequence TTGAGGAAAATTGGCATCATTGGCGGTACATTTGATCCGCCTCACTATGGACATTTGCTAATTGCAAATGAAGTATATCACGCTTTGAACTTGGAAGAAGTATGGTTCTTGCCAAATCAGATTCCTCCACATAAACAAGGGCGGAATATTACAAGTGTAGAAAGTCGTTTACATATGTTAGAGCTCGCGACTGAGGCAGAAGAACACTTTTCTATTTGTTTAGAAGAGCTAAGTAGGAAGGGCCCATCTTATACGTATGACACTATGTTACAATTGACGAAGAAGTATCCGGATGTGCAGTTTCACTTTATTATTGGTGGGGATATGGTTGAGTATTTAGCGAAGTGGTATAACATTGAAGCTTTACTTAATCTTGTAACGTTTGTTGGAGTTGCAAGACCTGGGTATACATTGCATACACCATATAAGATTACTACAGTGGAAATTCCGGAATTTGCAGTTTCTTCATCCTTATTACGTGAGAGATATAAGGAGAAGAAAACGTGTAAATATTTACTTCCTGAAAAAGTACAGGTATATATCGAGAGGAATGGGTTGTATGAATCGTGA
- the yhbY gene encoding ribosome assembly RNA-binding protein YhbY, translating into MLTGKQKRFLRAQAHHLTPIFQVGKGGVNENMVKQIGEALEVRELFKVSVLQNCEFDRREVAEELAQGARAEIVQVIGSTIVLYKESRENKQIKLPR; encoded by the coding sequence ATGTTAACAGGAAAACAAAAAAGATTTTTACGTGCACAAGCACATCATTTAACACCAATTTTTCAAGTAGGAAAAGGCGGAGTAAATGAAAATATGGTGAAACAAATTGGAGAAGCGTTAGAAGTTCGTGAACTATTTAAAGTGAGCGTATTACAAAACTGTGAATTTGATCGTCGTGAAGTTGCAGAAGAACTTGCACAAGGTGCACGTGCTGAAATCGTTCAAGTAATTGGAAGTACAATCGTTTTATACAAAGAATCAAGAGAAAATAAGCAGATTAAGCTTCCTCGATAA
- the aroE gene encoding shikimate dehydrogenase, with amino-acid sequence MKQLYGVIGNPIGHSLSPVMHNDAFEHLNMDAHYHAFLIEEEALGEAVRGLKALGISGFNVTTPHKVAIMEYLDEIDPLARKIGAVNTVVHKNGRLIGYNTDGIGFVRALQSISNEPLQGKRILLLGAGGASRAIYLSLADVGVKEIDVANRTVDKAKELIAARTADVNSDALSLEKATEEQGNYDIIIQTTTIGMHPHVEHTPLQICSLKKGTIVSDIIYNPFETKILCEAKEQGAIIQNGIDMFVYQGALAFEMWTGRVPNIDRMKQLVIEKLGG; translated from the coding sequence ATGAAACAATTATATGGTGTAATCGGAAATCCAATTGGACATTCATTATCACCCGTTATGCATAACGATGCATTTGAACACTTGAATATGGATGCCCATTATCATGCATTCCTTATTGAAGAGGAAGCGCTAGGGGAAGCAGTAAGAGGTTTAAAAGCATTAGGTATTTCAGGATTTAATGTAACAACTCCGCACAAGGTTGCTATTATGGAGTATTTGGATGAGATTGATCCATTGGCAAGGAAAATCGGTGCAGTAAATACAGTGGTTCATAAGAATGGAAGGTTGATTGGCTACAACACAGATGGAATTGGTTTTGTTCGAGCGCTGCAGTCAATTAGTAATGAACCACTTCAAGGGAAACGTATTTTGTTACTTGGTGCAGGTGGTGCTAGCCGAGCTATTTATTTATCTCTTGCTGATGTAGGTGTAAAAGAGATTGATGTAGCCAATCGTACAGTAGATAAGGCAAAAGAACTTATTGCTGCACGTACGGCCGATGTTAATTCTGATGCTTTGTCGTTAGAAAAAGCGACAGAAGAACAAGGAAATTATGATATTATCATTCAGACGACAACAATAGGTATGCATCCACACGTCGAACATACGCCATTACAAATTTGTTCGTTAAAAAAAGGAACGATTGTATCAGATATAATTTATAATCCATTTGAAACGAAAATTTTATGTGAGGCAAAAGAGCAAGGTGCAATCATTCAAAATGGTATTGATATGTTTGTTTATCAAGGAGCACTTGCATTTGAAATGTGGACAGGACGTGTACCAAATATTGATCGAATGAAACAATTAGTTATAGAAAAGCTTGGAGGCTAA